CGACGAAACCGGCCTGCTCGGCGTCCGCCGGACCGCGGAACCACACCTCCGCGACCACCCGATCGAAGTAGGGCGAATCGGCGGTGTGGTACTGCCGCGAGCCGAACTGCCCCTTGACCGTGTAGCTCTCGTCCGGCCTCGGTTGTTCCGGATACTTCTCGTCGGGGTACCACTCCTGCCGTTCGTTCCCGGCATCGGTGTCGGACTCGCCTGCCGTCGCGTCCGAGGACCTTCCCGGGGCCTGGTCACCGAGGACGTTTCCGCTCAGCACGGAGTGGGCACTGGTGGCGGAGCCACCGCGCCGGGTGTTGGCCCCCGGAACTCTTCTGGGAAGCCCTTCTGGGGTCTCGTCTACACCCGCGGCACCACCCGGCGCGGAGTCGGTGGGCCCGGCGGGAGTGGTCCCACCCGTGGTTTCCTCGGGATCCGGGGCGGAACCCGCACCGTCGGTCACCGGCGAGGACGAGCTGTCAGGCAGTTCGGCACCGCTGCGGTCGGGGTCGATGCCGGGCGTCACCATCGGCTCGAACAGCGAACGCAGCCTGCCGGTGAGTTCCCCCTCGGAGGACTCGCCGGAGCGCTCCCCCACCTGCTCACCGACTGCCGTCCCCTGGTGCTGCTCGCCCGGTTCCGAACCCGAACCGGGACGTTCGGAACCGCCGAACTCTCGCGTGGTCTCCGAGGCGACGTTGTCGGTGTCGTACATGTCGAACTCCGCGGCCGAGAACCACGTGCGGTCCCCGGCGGAACCGGAGAGTTCCGCACCGGAGCTCACCTCGGCGGGTGCGGTGGGCGTAGCGGACCACTCGGCGCCGCCCGGCGCGGGGGCCGACTCGGGGGGCTGTCTGCGCGGGTGTTCCTCGCGCAGCTCGCGTTCCCGCTCCAGTCGCAGCTCGGACTCGTCGAAGGAGGCGGTGTCGGCGCCGTGCGGTCTCTCCTGGACGGGCTCCCACTCGTCCGTCGGGGAGGTACGCGCGCCTTCCGGCCCGGGCGCGGCCGCGAAGACGGACCCGCCGAAGTCCTCGGAGGCGGCCTCCATCCAGCGCGCGCGCTGGCTCCCCAACGGCCGGGGCACGTGCTCGGTCGGCCATTCGGCGGCGCCCGATCCGGAGGGGGTGGTCGCGTCCGAGCCCTCGGGGCGATGCGCGGCGGCTTCGGTGCCGGATTCCGGGACACGGTCGTGCGGCGTCCCGTTCTCCGGAACCGGCTGGACCGCGGTGTCGCGGGTCGTCCCGGTGTCCCGGTCGAGCTCGGAATAACGGGGGAACTCGCTGTCCGGGACCGATTCGGAGTCCCACAGCGGGATGTCGCCTTCGGCGGACGAGCGGTCCCGCAACTCACGCAGCCGCTGGTGGGCGGGCCGCACGAACAGCAGCCAGGTGGCCGCCACACCTGCCGCGAACGCGGCCAGGCTCCACAGCCACACCTGGGTAAACAGCCACGTCACCGCTGCGGTCCTTTCTCTCGCGAAGTCAACCGGCGCCGAGTGCGACCACGACCGACACCGGCACCGTGACGAGCGACACGCCGGGGCATCTCATCGGGTGCGGGCCACGACGTAGTCGACCAACGCGAACAGCCCCTGTCGTGCCGGGCAGTCCGGCAGTCGGGCGAGCTCGACCCTCGCCTGTTCAGCGTAAGTATCGAGGGTTCGACGGGCACGAACCAGTCCGGACGAGTCGCGCAGCCGTCGCAACGCCTCCTGCACTTCGGCATCAGTCGTCAGTGATCCCGAAAGCAGCTCGCGTAACCGTGCGTCGGAGTCGGAAGCGGTCAACTCGTAGAGCATCGGCAGTGTACGAACTCCCTCGCGGAGATCGGTACCGGGCGTCTTGCCGGACTCGTCCGGCGGGGAGGCGATGTCGATGACGTCGTCCGAGATCTGGAAAGCGGTGCCGACGATCTTCCCCACCCGTTCCAGCACACCGATCTGCTCCTGCGGCGCGCCCGAGAACAAGGCACCGAACCGGCCGCAGGTGGCGATCAGCGATCCGGTCTTCTCGTCGATCACCTCGAGGTAGTGCGCCACGAGATCCTCACCGCCCTCTACGCCGACGGTCTCGCGCATCTGACCGGTCACCAGGGACTCGAAGGTACGAGCCAGCATGCGGACCGCATCGCTGCCCAGATCGGCCGCCAACTGGGACGCCTGCGCGAACAGGAAGTCGCCGGTGAGAATGGCGACCGAGTTGTCCCACCTGGCATTGGCGCTGCTCGCGCCCCGCCGCATGGTGGCCTCGTCCATCACGTCGTCGTGGTAGAGCGTGGCCAGGTGGACCATTTCGAGGATCACGGCCGCCTTGGTCACCTCTTCCCGCTCCGGCTCCCCGAACTCGGCGGCCAACAGCGTGAACAACGGCCGGAACCTCTTGCCACCCGCCTCGACCAGGTGCAGGGACGCGCGGGTGGCGAAGTCGAGATCGCTGTGCACCGCTTCGTGCAGCAGTCGTTCCACCCGCGTCATCCCGGCCCGCATCGATTCGGCGAGCCGCGGATCGGCAATGTCGAAACCACCGACCGCGGTGCCCGTGTCCCACGGCACACCGCCGGTCGGCTCACCAACTGGGCTGGTCACGTCACCGTCGCCTTCGTCTCCCCCGGAAATGCCCTGCGAGGGACACCTTACGACACGAAGCCACCGACACTCGCCCAGTCCAGCGCCAGCTGCGGTGCCAGCCCGAACAGCAACGTGACAACCACCCCGAGCGTGATGGCCGCGGTGGTGAAAGCCCCGGGCACGCTGACGGTGGGGCCGTCGGGTGCCGGATCGTTGAAGAACATCAGCACGATCAAGCGCAGGTACAGGAAGGCGGCCAGCGCGCTGGCCAACAGCGCTATGACCACCAATGGCCCCATACCCGCGGAGAACGCGGCGGAGAACACCACGAACTTGCCCATGAAACCGCTGGTCGCGGGAATACCGGCCAACGCGAGCAGCAGGAAGGTGAACACCGTGGCCAGCAGCGGGGAGCGCTTGGCCAGTCCCGCCCAGTCCGAGAGGTGAGTTGCCTCACCCTCCGAGGTGCGGACCAGGCCGATGATGCCGAACACGGCCAGCGTGGTGAACCCGTAGGCGAGCAGGTAGAACAACGTGGCGGACAGGCCGCGCTCGGTCAGCGTGATCGCCCCGACCATGAGAAATCCCGCATGCGCGATCGAGGAGTAGGCGATCATGCGTTTGACGTCCCGCTGCGTCAGACCGGACACCACTCCGATGACCATCGACAGCACCGCGACGGTCCACAGCACCCAGTGCCACTCCCAGCTGGAGGCGTCGAAGGCCACGTGCAGCAGGCGCAGCATCCCGCCGAAGGCGGCGACCTTGGTGCAGGCCGCCATGAAGCCGGTCACCGCGGTGGGCGCACCGTGGTAGACGTCCGGGGTCCAGAGGTGGAACGGCCCCACCGAGCCCTTGAACAACAGTCCCATGATCACCAGCCCGAGACCGGCGAACAGCAGTGTGTCCGAACGCAGGCTCCCCGCCGTGGCGTCGGCGATGTCGGAGAACTTCACCGAGCCCGCGTAGCCGTACAGCAGGGCCAGGCCGTACAGGAAGAACGCGGAGGCGAAGGCGCCCAGCAGGAAGTACTTGACCGCGGCTTCCTGCGAGAGCAGCCTGCGCCGCTTGGCCAGCCCGCACAGCAGGTAGAGCGGCAGGCTCAGCACTTCGAGCGCGACGAACATCGTCAGCAGATCGTTGGCCGCGCAGAACACCATCATCCCGCCGAGGGAGAACAGCGTGAGCGGGAAGACCTCGGTACGCATGCCGGCCACCGAGGCGGTGGCCCGGTTCATCACCTCGGCGGAGGCGGCTCCCGGCGCGTCGGCGGGGCGCCGGGACGCCTCGGGATTGGTCTCGGCGACGAACGCACCGCCGGGTTCGATCGAACGATCGGCGATCAGCAGGATCGCCCCCAGCGCCAGCGCCAGCAGCGTTCCCCACAGGAAGAGGGTCGCCGGTCCCACGGCGACCGTGTCCGACAGGGTGGTGCCGCCGGTGTTGATCTCCCTCGCGTGCCGGATCACCTGCGCACCCGCGAGGATCACCGCCAGCAGGCTCAGCACCACCTGCGCGAGCCAACGCTGCCGTCGGTGCACGAAGGCCTCGATCAGCACACCGAGACAAGCCGCGAGCAGCACGATCAACACGGGCGCGATGGCGGCGTAGTCGATCGGTGGCATGTCGGTGGTCTGCTGGGCCAGCAGTTCGGAATGCCGGTCCGGGGCACCGGTTCGCGCTACCACTCCCACTTTCAGTTACCTCCCTGAGAGGTCACGGGATCGGTGACGCCGACCTCGCTCATCGTTGCTTCCACCGAGGGGGTGATCACGTCCAGCACCGGGGCGGGGTACAGCCCCAGCAGGACGATCAGCACCACGAGCGGAGCCAGGACGCCGATCTCCCTGCCGTCGAGATCGCGGAGGGCGAGCCGACTGGCCCCGGATCCGGAGCCGCTGTCCACCGCGATCTCCGGATCGGTCGCGGCTCCCGGGCCACCGACCGAGTCGAGCAGCGCGGTTCCCGAGAGCGGCCCCTGCATCACCCGCTGGTAGAGACGGAGCACGTAGACCGCCGCCAGCACCATCCCGATGGTGGCGAGTATCGCGAACACCGGTCGGGTGGCGAAGGAACCGATCAGCACGAGGAACTCGCTGATGAACGAGTTGGTTCCCGGCAGCGACAACGTGCTCAGTCCCGCGATCAGCAGCATCCCGGCCAGCACCGGGGTCACACGCGCCATGCCGCCGTAGTCGGCGATCCTGCTGGAACCGCCGCGCGCGATGATCATTCCGATCACCAGCACCAGCATCCCGGTGGCGATGCTGTGGTTGACCATGTAGGAAGCCGCGCCAACCTGCGCCTGCGAGGTGAAAGCGAAGATCCCCAGCGCGATGAATCCGAAGTGGGCGATCGAGACGTAGGCGATGAACCGTTTGAGGTCGGTCTGGCCGAACGCCTGCAGCGAGCCGTAGAGCACGCCGATCACGCCCAGCGTGAGCACCAGCGGTGCCAGCATCTGGGACGCCTCGGGAGCCAGCGGCAGGCTGTAGCGCAGGAATCCGAAGGTCCCCACCTTGTCCAGTACTCCCACCACGATCACAGCAACGCCGATGGGGGCCTGCTCGGTGGCGTCGGGCAGCCAGGTGTGCAGCGGAACCAGTGGTGCCTTGATGGCGAACGCCGCGAAGAAACCGAGGAAGATCCACACCTGCACCGAGGTCGGCGCGTCGGCGAGCACTCCGCGCAGCGTGGCCCAGTCGAAGGTTCCCTGCCCGGTGACGCTCGCCGCGTAGGAGTAGGCCCCGATGGCCGAGGCCAGCATGATCAGTCCACCGAGGAAGGAGTACAGGAAGAACTTCACGGCCGCGTACTGCCGCCTGCTGCCGCCGTAGCCGCCGATCAGGAAGTACATCGGGATCAGCATGATCTCGAACAGCACGTAGAACACGAACAGGTCGGTGGTGGCGAACACCGCCACGGTCAGTGCCTGCTCGACGAGCAGCAACGCGAAGAAGCCACCCCGGCTGCGCTCGGCTGGGAGCCGTTCCCGCCAGCTGAATCCCAGCACCAGCGGCATCAGCAGCGCGATCACCGCGACCATGACGAGCGCGATGCCGTCCAGCCCGAACGAGAGGCTTATGCCGTACTGGGGGATCCACTCGACGGAGCCGTTCAGTTGCAGCCTGGCCCCGCCGGGCTGGTAGCTCAGCCAGGCCACCGCCGCGAGCACCAGTTCGACCAGCGAGAAGCCCAGGGCTACCGGTTTGGCCACGCGTTCGTTGCCGCGCAGCAGCGCCACGACGATCGCGCCGAGCAGCGGCAACAGAATCAGCGCGAGGAGCAGGTTCATCGCGTCTCCTCTTCTCCGGCTATTTCGCGGGAATTCGCACAGCGGGTCGTCATGGGGTTCCCACCGAGAGCAGGGCGGCCACCAGCAGGACGCCGCCGACCAACATGGACATCGCGTAGGACCGGACGAAGCCGGTCTGCCAACGCCGCAGCACCTGCGAGGCGGCGCCGAGGGTCGTGGCGACCCCGTTGACCGCGCCGTCGACACCGACCCGGTCGAACCGCGCCAGCCCGTCGGCCAGCCCCACGGTCGGACGCACCGCCACCGCGCGGTTCAACGCGTTGCCGTAGAGATCCGCACGGGCCGCGCGCACCAGCGGCGAGACCCGGGACGGTGCGGTTTCGGGAACGGGACGGCGCCCCACGGCCAGCCAGGCCACCAGCACACCGAGTGCGGAGAACCCGAGCGTGAACACCGGGATCACCGAGTGCGGCAGCACCGTGTGTCCCTCGTGGAGTTCACCGAGGGCGGGGCTCAGGAAGTGCACCAACCGCTCGCCGCTGGTGAACAGGAAACCCGCTGCCACCGAGCCGACGCCGAGCACGATCATGGGCCCGGTCATCACCGCCGGCGACTCGTGGGGGTGGAACTCACCGCCGTCGGAGGCCGTCCGGTGTTGCCAGCGCCGTTCACCGAAGAAGGTAAGCAGCATCAGGCGGGTCATGTAGAAGGCGGTGAGCCCGGCACCGAGTACCGCCGCACCGCCGAGCGCCCAGCCCTGCCAACCGGGCTCGCCGAAGGCCGCCGCGATGATGGCTTCCTTGGAGTAGTAGCCGGAGAGGAAGGGGAAACCGATCAGCGCGAGGTAGCCGACCGCGAAGGTGGCGAAGGTGATCGGCATGTAGCGGTAGAGCCCGCCGAACTTGCGCATGTCGACCTCGTCGCGCATGCCGTGCATCACCGAGCCCGCGCCGAGGAACAGTGCAGCCTTGAAGAAACCGTGCGTGAGCAGGTGCATGATTCCCAGCGCGTAGCCCGCCGGACCCAGTCCGACGGCGAGCATCATGTAGCCGATCTGGCTGACCGTGGAGTAGGCCAGCACCTTCTTGATGTCGTCGTAGGCGCAGCCGATCACGCAGCCGACCAGCAGGGTGACCGCTCCGACGATCGCGACCACCAGCTGACCGGTCTCGGTCATGGTGTAGAGCGGGTTGGCCCGCGCGATCAGGTAAACCCCCGCGGTGACCATGGTGGCCGCGTGGATCAGCGCCGAGACCGGTGTGGGGCCCTCCATCGCGTCGGGCAACCACGCCTGCAGCGGCACCTGGCCGGACTTGCCGCAGGCTCCCAGCAGCAGCAACAACGAGATGGCCAGCACCGTTCCAGTCGAGAGTTCCCCGGCGCGGGCGAACACCTCGGAGTACTGGGTGGTGCCGAGCCTGGCGTACAGCAGGAAGATCGCCAGTGCCAGTCCGACGTCGCCGACCCGGTTCATCACGAAGGCCTTGGTGGCCGCCCCCGCGGCGCTGGGACGCTGCTGCCAGAAACCGATGAGCAGGTAGGAGGCCAACCCGACGCCCTCCCAGCCGAGGTAGAGGGTCACGAAGCTGTTGCCGAGCACCAGGATCAGCATCGCCGCCACGAACAGGTTCAGGTACCCGAAGAAGCGGCGCCGCTCGGTGTTGCCCCGCCCGACGCGTCCCTGCTGGTCGTGGGCCATGTAGCCGATCGAGTAGATGTGGATCAGCGCGCCGACCCCGGTGATCAGCAGTACGAAGACCAGCGACAGCGGGTCGATGCGCAGCCCGAAGTCGACCTGCAGGGAGTTGACGGGGATCCAGGAGAACAGGTGCAGCGAACGCGCGGCCTGTTCCGCTCCTCCCACGGAGGTGAACAGTGCCAGGGCGTAGCCGAAGGAGGCGATCACCGTGGCGCAGCCCAGCAGGTGTCCCCACCCGTTGGCGCGCCTGCCCGCCAACAGCAGCACCGCGGCACCGAGCAACGGAATCGCGATGATCAGCCACGCATTGTTCTGAATCGCTCCCTGAGCGGCCTGTACCGGCTCCGGAGCGGCCAGCATGGAGGTTGTCACGCCGTCTTCCAATCCGTTCCGTTGGTCCATTCGCTGTGCGTTTCGTTCCGTCGGGCTAGTACTTCAGGAGGTTGGCGTCGTCGACGGAGGCCGATCGGCGGGTGCGGTAGACGGACATGATGATGGCCAGCCCGACCACGACCTCGGCCGCGGCGACGACCATCACGAAGAAGGCCATGGCCTGCCCGTCGATCGATCCCTCGATACGCGCGAACGTCACCAGCGAAAGGTTGACCGCGTTGAGCATCAGCTCCACGCACATGAACAGCACGATCGCGTTGCGGCGTATGAGCACGCCGACCGTGCCGATGGTGAACAGCAGCGCCGAAAGCAGCAGATAGTAGGTGGGGGTCACTTCCTGACCTCCTCGGGGGAACTCGAACCGGCGTCCGGGTGCGCGGTGTCGTCCGGGGACTGCGCGTCGTCCGGGGACCGCGGGTCGTTCCGGGACCCCGTGGAACCGTTGCTCCCGGTGTGACCGCCGGAGCCGTTCTTGCCGCCACCCTCGCCCGGCGTGCCGTCACCGGAACCGCCGTCGGGGGTCTCCTCCCCGCTCGAGTCCGAAGTGGACTCCGGCGTGCTCCGGCCGGTCCCGTGCTCCCGGTGGCCGGTTCCGGTCAGCGCGTGCGCGTCGGGCGGCGGGGCACTGCCGGAGACCGCGTCCCGGTCGGGGCGCAGCCGTTCCACGGGAGTGTTGTCCAGGATCTCGGACAGCGAGTCCTCCGCGACGGAGCCGTCCGGCAGCAGTGCCGGGGTGGCGACCGAGTTGGCCGTGGCGTAGACACCGGGTCCCGGCAGCGGGGACGGTCTGGCGTACCTCCCCTGGAACCTGGCCTCCACGGTTTCCCGCTGCGTCATGCGCGGCTTGCGGCCCTTGCCGCCGTAGGCCAGCACCATCGCCCCGATCGAGGCGGTTATCAGCAGCGCCGAGGTGAGCTCGAACGGGAACAGGTAGTCGGTGAAGATCACCTGCCCCAGGCCGCCGGCGGCCCCGCCGCCGGGTGACCACGGGTTCAGCGGCGCGGCGGGCACCACCGCGTCGAGCGAACGCGCCAGCCCGGCCACCAGCAGCACGGCCAGCGCCACCCCGAGCACACCCGCTGCCAGCCGCTGGCCGCGCAGCACCTCGACCACGGAGTCGGACGCGTCCCTGCCGACCATCATGAGCACGAACAGGAACAGCATCATGATCGCGCCGGTGTAGACGATGATCTGGGTGAAACCGAGGAACTGCGCGCTCTGGGCCATGTACAGCACCCCGAGGCTGAGCATGGTGAGCACCAGCCACAGCGCCGAGTGCACCGCGCTGCGCGCGAAAACCATCCCGAGCGCGCCCAGCAGTGCCAGCGGCCCGAGAATCCAGAACACCACCGTCTCTCCGGTGCCCACGACGCCCTGCTGCGCGGTCTGCGCGAGCGGCGTCCGCACGAGCACCTCGGTGGTAGCCGTCATGGTCATCACCGAACGGCCTCCTCGCCACCGGTCTCGACCGTGGTGCCGTCGGGTACTCCCTGCCCGCGGGCGAGTTCCGGTCCGTTGACGTAGTAGTCCTGCTCGTCCTCACCCAGCCGCATGTCGTGCGGGGGCTGTTCCATACCGGGCAGCAGCGGCGCGAGCAGGTCCTCCTTGGTGTAGATCAGGTTCTGCCTGTTGTCGTCGGCCGTCTCGTACTCGTTGGTCATCGTCAGCGCCCGTGTCGGGCACGCCTCGATGCACAACCCGCAGCCGATGCAGCGCAGGTAGTTGATCTGGTAGTCGAAGCCGTAGCGCTCACCGGGCGAGTACCGTTCGTCGTCGGTGTTGGTCCCGCCTTCCACGAAGATCGCGTCGGCTGGACACGCCCACGCGCACAGCTCGCACCCGACGCATTTCTCCAACCCGTCCGGATGCCGGTTCAACTGGTGCTTGCCGTGGAACCGGGGAGCCGGGATCTTCTTGACCTCGGGGTACTCCTCGGTCAGCACCGTTTTGAACATCTTGGACAGGGTGACGCCGAAGCCCTTCAGGGGATCAGTCATTCCCATCGGGTGCCTCCTTCGTTGAGCTGGTGGGCTCTTGCCCGGCTTCCGGCAGCCGGGATCGCGTACCCGTGGTGGCCGAAACCCTGGTCTCCCTGGGGGTTTCGGGGACCTTGAGGTCGAGTGGCGGCACGGGGTAGCCGCCGCCGGACAGCGGTGCCCGCGGTTCCTCCTGCTCCTCCTCCGGCGGTTTCCGGTCCGGTACGAGGAAGGCCACGATCAGCAGCAGCACCACGATGCCGCCACCGATGAACAGGAACTGCTGCGAGCCGAGCAGGTCGGCGTTGCGTATGCCCCGGATGGCGGTGACCGCGCAGATCCAGACCAGGCTGAGCGGCACCAGTATCTTCCAACCGAGGTTCATGAACTGGTCGTAGCGCAGCCTCGGCAGCGTGGCGCGCAGCCAGACGAACACGAACAGGAAGGCCAAGGTCTTGCCCAGGAACCACAGCACCGGCCACCAGCCGGTGTTGAGGACGCCGTCGCCGATCAGGTACAGCGGCCAGGGAGCGTGCCAGCCGCCGAGGAACAGC
This portion of the Actinopolyspora lacussalsi genome encodes:
- a CDS encoding hypothetical protein (product_source=Hypo-rule applied; transmembrane_helix_parts=Inside_1_8,TMhelix_9_28,Outside_29_490) — translated: MTWLFTQVWLWSLAAFAAGVAATWLLFVRPAHQRLRELRDRSSAEGDIPLWDSESVPDSEFPRYSELDRDTGTTRDTAVQPVPENGTPHDRVPESGTEAAAHRPEGSDATTPSGSGAAEWPTEHVPRPLGSQRARWMEAASEDFGGSVFAAAPGPEGARTSPTDEWEPVQERPHGADTASFDESELRLERERELREEHPRRQPPESAPAPGGAEWSATPTAPAEVSSGAELSGSAGDRTWFSAAEFDMYDTDNVASETTREFGGSERPGSGSEPGEQHQGTAVGEQVGERSGESSEGELTGRLRSLFEPMVTPGIDPDRSGAELPDSSSSPVTDGAGSAPDPEETTGGTTPAGPTDSAPGGAAGVDETPEGLPRRVPGANTRRGGSATSAHSVLSGNVLGDQAPGRSSDATAGESDTDAGNERQEWYPDEKYPEQPRPDESYTVKGQFGSRQYHTADSPYFDRVVAEVWFRGPADAEQAGFVAWDGRSRS
- a CDS encoding heptaprenyl diphosphate synthase (product_source=KO:K00805; cath_funfam=1.10.600.10; cog=COG0142; ko=KO:K00805; pfam=PF00348; superfamily=48576), which translates into the protein MTSPVGEPTGGVPWDTGTAVGGFDIADPRLAESMRAGMTRVERLLHEAVHSDLDFATRASLHLVEAGGKRFRPLFTLLAAEFGEPEREEVTKAAVILEMVHLATLYHDDVMDEATMRRGASSANARWDNSVAILTGDFLFAQASQLAADLGSDAVRMLARTFESLVTGQMRETVGVEGGEDLVAHYLEVIDEKTGSLIATCGRFGALFSGAPQEQIGVLERVGKIVGTAFQISDDVIDIASPPDESGKTPGTDLREGVRTLPMLYELTASDSDARLRELLSGSLTTDAEVQEALRRLRDSSGLVRARRTLDTYAEQARVELARLPDCPARQGLFALVDYVVARTR
- a CDS encoding NADH-quinone oxidoreductase subunit N (product_source=KO:K00343; cog=COG1007; ko=KO:K00343; pfam=PF00361; superfamily=51735; tigrfam=TIGR01770; transmembrane_helix_parts=Outside_1_26,TMhelix_27_49,Inside_50_55,TMhelix_56_75,Outside_76_94,TMhelix_95_117,Inside_118_157,TMhelix_158_180,Outside_181_184,TMhelix_185_207,Inside_208_219,TMhelix_220_242,Outside_243_261,TMhelix_262_284,Inside_285_290,TMhelix_291_313,Outside_314_327,TMhelix_328_350,Inside_351_356,TMhelix_357_379,Outside_380_383,TMhelix_384_406,Inside_407_426,TMhelix_427_449,Outside_450_468,TMhelix_469_491,Inside_492_502,TMhelix_503_525,Outside_526_540) — its product is MVARTGAPDRHSELLAQQTTDMPPIDYAAIAPVLIVLLAACLGVLIEAFVHRRQRWLAQVVLSLLAVILAGAQVIRHAREINTGGTTLSDTVAVGPATLFLWGTLLALALGAILLIADRSIEPGGAFVAETNPEASRRPADAPGAASAEVMNRATASVAGMRTEVFPLTLFSLGGMMVFCAANDLLTMFVALEVLSLPLYLLCGLAKRRRLLSQEAAVKYFLLGAFASAFFLYGLALLYGYAGSVKFSDIADATAGSLRSDTLLFAGLGLVIMGLLFKGSVGPFHLWTPDVYHGAPTAVTGFMAACTKVAAFGGMLRLLHVAFDASSWEWHWVLWTVAVLSMVIGVVSGLTQRDVKRMIAYSSIAHAGFLMVGAITLTERGLSATLFYLLAYGFTTLAVFGIIGLVRTSEGEATHLSDWAGLAKRSPLLATVFTFLLLALAGIPATSGFMGKFVVFSAAFSAGMGPLVVIALLASALAAFLYLRLIVLMFFNDPAPDGPTVSVPGAFTTAAITLGVVVTLLFGLAPQLALDWASVGGFVS
- a CDS encoding NADH-quinone oxidoreductase subunit M (product_source=KO:K00342; cog=COG1008; ko=KO:K00342; pfam=PF00361; tigrfam=TIGR01972; transmembrane_helix_parts=Outside_1_3,TMhelix_4_21,Inside_22_27,TMhelix_28_50,Outside_51_78,TMhelix_79_98,Inside_99_110,TMhelix_111_128,Outside_129_132,TMhelix_133_155,Inside_156_166,TMhelix_167_189,Outside_190_211,TMhelix_212_234,Inside_235_246,TMhelix_247_269,Outside_270_278,TMhelix_279_301,Inside_302_307,TMhelix_308_330,Outside_331_334,TMhelix_335_357,Inside_358_376,TMhelix_377_399,Outside_400_408,TMhelix_409_431,Inside_432_483,TMhelix_484_506,Outside_507_532); translation: MNLLLALILLPLLGAIVVALLRGNERVAKPVALGFSLVELVLAAVAWLSYQPGGARLQLNGSVEWIPQYGISLSFGLDGIALVMVAVIALLMPLVLGFSWRERLPAERSRGGFFALLLVEQALTVAVFATTDLFVFYVLFEIMLIPMYFLIGGYGGSRRQYAAVKFFLYSFLGGLIMLASAIGAYSYAASVTGQGTFDWATLRGVLADAPTSVQVWIFLGFFAAFAIKAPLVPLHTWLPDATEQAPIGVAVIVVGVLDKVGTFGFLRYSLPLAPEASQMLAPLVLTLGVIGVLYGSLQAFGQTDLKRFIAYVSIAHFGFIALGIFAFTSQAQVGAASYMVNHSIATGMLVLVIGMIIARGGSSRIADYGGMARVTPVLAGMLLIAGLSTLSLPGTNSFISEFLVLIGSFATRPVFAILATIGMVLAAVYVLRLYQRVMQGPLSGTALLDSVGGPGAATDPEIAVDSGSGSGASRLALRDLDGREIGVLAPLVVLIVLLGLYPAPVLDVITPSVEATMSEVGVTDPVTSQGGN
- a CDS encoding NADH-quinone oxidoreductase subunit L (product_source=KO:K00341; cog=COG1009; ko=KO:K00341; pfam=PF00361,PF00662; superfamily=56228; tigrfam=TIGR01974; transmembrane_helix_parts=Outside_1_22,TMhelix_23_40,Inside_41_46,TMhelix_47_69,Outside_70_101,TMhelix_102_124,Inside_125_143,TMhelix_144_166,Outside_167_197,TMhelix_198_220,Inside_221_226,TMhelix_227_249,Outside_250_268,TMhelix_269_291,Inside_292_302,TMhelix_303_325,Outside_326_339,TMhelix_340_362,Inside_363_392,TMhelix_393_415,Outside_416_444,TMhelix_445_467,Inside_468_487,TMhelix_488_510,Outside_511_535,TMhelix_536_558,Inside_559_634,TMhelix_635_657,Outside_658_660); protein product: MTTSMLAAPEPVQAAQGAIQNNAWLIIAIPLLGAAVLLLAGRRANGWGHLLGCATVIASFGYALALFTSVGGAEQAARSLHLFSWIPVNSLQVDFGLRIDPLSLVFVLLITGVGALIHIYSIGYMAHDQQGRVGRGNTERRRFFGYLNLFVAAMLILVLGNSFVTLYLGWEGVGLASYLLIGFWQQRPSAAGAATKAFVMNRVGDVGLALAIFLLYARLGTTQYSEVFARAGELSTGTVLAISLLLLLGACGKSGQVPLQAWLPDAMEGPTPVSALIHAATMVTAGVYLIARANPLYTMTETGQLVVAIVGAVTLLVGCVIGCAYDDIKKVLAYSTVSQIGYMMLAVGLGPAGYALGIMHLLTHGFFKAALFLGAGSVMHGMRDEVDMRKFGGLYRYMPITFATFAVGYLALIGFPFLSGYYSKEAIIAAAFGEPGWQGWALGGAAVLGAGLTAFYMTRLMLLTFFGERRWQHRTASDGGEFHPHESPAVMTGPMIVLGVGSVAAGFLFTSGERLVHFLSPALGELHEGHTVLPHSVIPVFTLGFSALGVLVAWLAVGRRPVPETAPSRVSPLVRAARADLYGNALNRAVAVRPTVGLADGLARFDRVGVDGAVNGVATTLGAASQVLRRWQTGFVRSYAMSMLVGGVLLVAALLSVGTP
- a CDS encoding NADH-quinone oxidoreductase subunit K (product_source=KO:K00340; cath_funfam=1.10.250.10; cog=COG0713; ko=KO:K00340; pfam=PF00420; transmembrane_helix_parts=Outside_1_3,TMhelix_4_23,Inside_24_27,TMhelix_28_50,Outside_51_59,TMhelix_60_82,Inside_83_99) → MTPTYYLLLSALLFTIGTVGVLIRRNAIVLFMCVELMLNAVNLSLVTFARIEGSIDGQAMAFFVMVVAAAEVVVGLAIIMSVYRTRRSASVDDANLLKY